DNA from Rosa rugosa chromosome 6, drRosRugo1.1, whole genome shotgun sequence:
GCTCGGTGCCGCCGGCCCAGACGATGCCGAAGTACGCGCCGAGCATGAGGTCGGAGGGGTCGGAAGGGAGTACTTACCGGAGCAGTGAAATCTCGAACATGAAAATGGTGGTGAGGCATAAAGACTTGAAGGAGATTGTGCAGGCGATCAAGGAGAATTTCGATAATGCCGCGGCGGCCGGAGACCAGGTTTCCGAGATGCTCGAGTCCAACCGGGCCCAGCTTGATCGGAGCTTCAAGCAGCTCAAGAGtaagtttttctttttagttttttttttttttttttaattaaattacaaaattaaCCTTctaaccaaaaataaattaatggTTGTGATTTTTGGGTTTTACAGAGAAAGTGTATCACTCAAGTAGTGTGCTTAGCACATTGAGCTCGACTTGGTCGTCGAAGCCGCCGCTAGCGGTGAAGTACCAGCTGGACGCGGCGGTGCTCAATGCACAGGGCGGTCCGAAGAGTCTGTGTTCCACCTTCGAGCGGCTTTTGGCTTGGGAGAAGAAGCTCTATGAGGAAGtcaaggtaattttttttttttttttaacttccaATTCCGATTTTGTAactaatttctgattttcatagttaattctattttttttgtttgtttttgtattaTAGAAGAAATTACTCAGTTTAGTTTTGTTAGGGGAATACTTTTGTATAGTAAAATACTAGTTAAGATTAGAGTTAAGACAAAAGGGTAGCCATCAATGACAGAGTTGTGTTGATGCTTTGATCCACCGCAGTTTTTGACTTTATGGACGAAAATGTCCATGCATTGTGCTGGTGCATAAAATAAGCCAACCTTTTGCTGGGTGCATCTTTTTGTGATATAGTTTCTGATTTGGACGGTTGTCTTGCCCCAAGATGTAGCATATTTGGCTGGCTGTGAATTTGTAATGGCTTGTGAAAATGACTGATATACCATTGACAGCACCATGTGAGATTGACAAGGACTTCCTGCATTAGCCTCCTAatctaaaatcatatggactgtATGTGTGGACCGGTCTGTCGTGTGAGGCTACTAGCTAGACTCCTTTGATAAAGTTGacgcactttttttttttttttttgctacctGGAAAAGAAATTAGCTGCATTTATTGGCTGGCAAAGAGTGACATCTTTGCTAGTGTagcctttttttgtttttgtttgcttcGTCGACTAGAAAAGCCTCTTTATGCTTAGAGATGCCTTTCTGGGTTTTTATGAAGAGATTTGTATTAGTATTTGAAATCTTATTACTTTTTGGCTATGGTTTGTCAAAGTGTTCTCCTTTTAACACGAATTAAGTTAAAGAGCGTTCTTTATCTTAAATTTTGTTATATGACATTTATTTGGATGTACTTTTAACTATTCATGTCTTTTAGTGCCTAGTGGTGCTACTACTGTGAAAATGTGTTGTGCTCATATGTGGTTCAAACTGACTGAACAAATTGCTAATGGATTTCAGGCTAGAGAAAGTGTAAAGATTGAACATGAGAAGAAGTTATCTTCACTACAAAATCAGGAGTACAAGGGAGAGGACGAAATCAAGCTAGACAAGACCAAGGCTTCAATAAAGAGGCTGCAGTCACTAATTATTGTCACATCTCAGGCCGTCTCAACCACCTCAACTGCCATCATTGATCTTAGAGACTCTGATCTTGTTCCTCAGCTTGTTGAGCTGTGCCATGGGTAAGTCTACTCTGTTTTCATTAACTTGGATTTTTATATAAACGCTCCTTTTCATGCACAAACCATGAAACATATTTACTATGCATAAAATTGTTACAAACTACAAGATTGAGATTTTAAGCAGTCATTGTTGTTAACATATATTGGAAGTCATCCCATTTGTTAAAACATCAAGATCCATCTTAAGAGTGGTCCTTTTCTGTAGGGATCCATCTTGAATGGGGTCTTGAAAAATGGCCGGTTTGATTCATTAGATTACATTGTGAGGTAGTCCCATTTGTGATCCCTTTTGGTTCTATTAAAAGGAATGCCTCTTAAGGAGGCTATTGGTTAAAACATATATTGGGTTGGTCTACTCAATTTAGCACATTTGATATTCTCTCGTGTGAAAACTGCTAGATAGATAACTGTCCTTTTGACTTGGTGGTTGCAAACATTATGAGTCATTGCTCCGCCGTGTCACATGGGTCTCTCCTTCAGGAACCACATGTGCCTTGTTGTACTGGTCTGACCAATTGCTGGGTATCTCTTATAATTAGATACTGGCCCCCAAAACTTCTTTCCGGTGGTCATGTTTCCTTTCCCCTAATCTGCAGACCCATTTTGGGACAGTTATTGTATGTCAAGTTAGGTGCATTGGACTTTAACGATGGTATGACCCACAGTTGTCTGTTCTGGATCCAGGGATTACCAAAGTTTCAAGCTTTCGTTGTATGCAATTGGTGTCATTATAACATCTACTGGTGCTTGAATTTTGATGACATAAAGGACCAAAAGTCCTACATAATGCCAGTGTACACTGTTGTATCCATACTTTTTCCTTGTGGGGCCATTGGCCTTGATGCTTATAGCTAGTAATAGTTATCTCTGGAACTGAAGCACAAATTATCTGAAAGTGTCCAAAGAATATTACAATGATTGGCCATAAATAAGTAATAAATGATATCAATAATCAATTTGCTGGTGCAGAGACAATTAAGGGCTACTTGAAATACCTTGGCTAATCTGGAGTGGTTTTGTAATTGGGTTTCAATGACAAGACTCAAACTATAGCCCAGAAAGGATGATAAGACAGATGTGCTTCTAGTCTTAGTTCTGCATTTACTTTCCTAGCTTGAGGTGGTCATAGTTATTGCTCTGTGCAGCCTGCaggttgtgtttttttttttaacttacaGGCTAAATGAAGTGCATGTGGTAGGTAGAACTTATGTGTTAGCTTTTTTTGCTTACTAAAGCTCCAGCCTTCCTCATTTAAAAGTCCTTTTTTGGTACAGTACATTCGTTTTTCTTTCCAGTAACAATTGGGACAATCCAAGATTCTAAGGTAGAATTGAATGTTATTACTTTCATTAGATAAATTCATGAACCCTTATTGGCACCATCTTCCGATGCATTTCCATCATTTATGTGGAATTATAGGATAAACTAGTTTGAATCTTTTGACAAACCTGTTTTGTGTAGTGCTGGTTCTACACTTAGTAGGGCTTAGCTTAGTAGTCTGCATTTGAAATGTATATTTATGTGTCTGATGTACCAAATGCAGGTTTATGTACATGTGGAAATCAATGCACCAGTACCATGAAGTCCAGAACAACATTGTACAGCAAGTTAGGGGACTTGTGAACCGGTCATCCAAGGGTGACGCAACCTCCGAACTGCACCGCCAGGCAACTCGTGACTTGGAATCAGCTGTTTCTGCCTGGCACTCCAGCTTTTGCCGCTTAATAAAGTTCAAGCGGGACTTTATCCAGTCTGTTCATGGTTGGTTCAAGCTCAGCCTTCTTCCTGTTAACAATGACACCTTCACCGGCAACAATGAGCCTTCTGATGTATATTTCTTCTGTGACGAGTGGAAGCATGCACTTGACCGTGTCCCTGACACAGTGGCTTCAGAGGCTATCAAGAGCTTCATCAATGTTGTCCACGTAATCTCCATAAAACAAAGTGAAGAGCTGAAGATCAAAAAAAGAACTGAAGCTGCATCCAAGGAGCTTGAAAAGAAGGCTTCTTCTGTCCGGAACATTGAAAAGAAGTTCTATAATTCCTACTCCATGGTTGGTATTGGACTTCCCGATTCAGGGCCTGATGGGCAAGGTTTGGATGCTCGCGACCCGCTTGCTGAAAAGAAATCTGAACTTGCAACCTCCCAGAGGCGGGTTGAAGAAGAAATGAGTAGGCATTCAAAGGCAGTGGAGGTGACTAGAGCAATGACTCTAAACAACCTTCAAACAGGGTTGCCAGGGGTTTTTCAAGCACTGACCAGTTTTTCTGGGTTATTTACAGAGGCACTCGATTCAGTTTGTACTCGTTCCTACTCCATCAAATAGGTGAAAAATGGATCATAGTTATGGTGCCTGTGGTTTTGCGGTAAGTTGGAAGTTAAATTATAGAGCTGGGATTTTTTGGCGGGGGCTCATATTGTTAGTAGTATTCTTTTTGGGGGGTTTcaacatgtatatatatggagttttgtgatttttgCAAATCCTTTTTGCATTTGGAAGGAAGGAAAATGTCTTAAAGCTTCTGTACAGGAAACTGCTCAGATTGTTGAAACCCGAGCTTCGCTGTTTTTCAGCATTACCAATAAATATACgtgcttttcttctctctttgttCTTTCTTAATTTCTTTCATCTCTTCCCCCTTGAGATT
Protein-coding regions in this window:
- the LOC133714330 gene encoding nitrate regulatory gene2 protein-like, with translation MGCTASKLDNEDTVRRCKDRRRLMKDAVFARHHLAAAHADYCRSLRLTGSALVSFANFEPLSISDQTPAVFLHPTTTTTSNPSPPPPPSSNPLHPRVPPSPAPSSLHPPPPPPPLSPTIASSKLPHILSDSSLSSSRRHRRRRQPPPGPKLPHILSDTSPSSTPRSQNSNFTGGGFPTAFQANSTYSSTPSQASSVWNWENFYPPSPPDSEFFNQREQEESKQSHHLDDSDDDDTEPETETEASEYNYFHNMPKSQPTARQNHSYSQSEKYAQSETERSEYDFFVPSRNPKAPAKTQSEKYAQSEREEVHCSEWGDHDRYSTTSSSENEDDDRDSRSEMGTRSNFDPSVRAESVAGSVPPAQTMPKYAPSMRSEGSEGSTYRSSEISNMKMVVRHKDLKEIVQAIKENFDNAAAAGDQVSEMLESNRAQLDRSFKQLKKKVYHSSSVLSTLSSTWSSKPPLAVKYQLDAAVLNAQGGPKSLCSTFERLLAWEKKLYEEVKARESVKIEHEKKLSSLQNQEYKGEDEIKLDKTKASIKRLQSLIIVTSQAVSTTSTAIIDLRDSDLVPQLVELCHGFMYMWKSMHQYHEVQNNIVQQVRGLVNRSSKGDATSELHRQATRDLESAVSAWHSSFCRLIKFKRDFIQSVHGWFKLSLLPVNNDTFTGNNEPSDVYFFCDEWKHALDRVPDTVASEAIKSFINVVHVISIKQSEELKIKKRTEAASKELEKKASSVRNIEKKFYNSYSMVGIGLPDSGPDGQGLDARDPLAEKKSELATSQRRVEEEMSRHSKAVEVTRAMTLNNLQTGLPGVFQALTSFSGLFTEALDSVCTRSYSIK